Sequence from the Alosa sapidissima isolate fAloSap1 chromosome 21, fAloSap1.pri, whole genome shotgun sequence genome:
gtgtatgtgtgtttgagtagggggtgggggtagggggtTTTGGAAGGGAACAGAAGACAGCGAGTttagagagggggtggggaggggggtggcatGCCCCTGGTTCTGTTTCTTGGGTGTTTTAAAGGCTTCTCCCACGGTCTTTGAGGGAGCCCTGGTAAACCCAGAATtcctctcgcacacacacacacaacctgcggCAGACGAGCCTCACCGCCGCAGGTCTCTGTGCAGTGCTCTctcggacacacaaacacacagctatATATAAATGCAATACTATCCACACTCAATCTAGTCTATATTAAGCCTCAGTGGCCATTTCCAAGCACCagggtgaacacacacatacacacacaaacacacttacttgAAGGACAGACAGAGCTCCGTTTTTGCCGAAGCCAGAGCACACCACCACTTCTAGGTCAGGCTCTGGATTGCTTTGGAACTGTGGGGAGACATAGGAGCAGTTAATACCTAAATACATTACACTTACAATACTTTTATATGGTGTCATatatttgacatttttttttttttgcattggtaAAAACACTGTGTAAAAGAGAAATAAACAAGTACCTCTTCTGATAAGAAGGCTGGCTCTCCCATGGAAGCATTGGCACAGGGCCCGATGTTTAAAATGCTATCACACACCTGAGAGAACACAAACATTATAGGTGATTACCACAGTCATTCATCCAAACATGAACTACTCAGTTGCCTGTGATGACTTCTCTAGTTTATCTTCATGTGATGGTTTATCCTGTTTATAGGGGCTGAAGTTGTTTTGAGGAAAATGAGTTGGTGGCTGTACCTCGAAAGAGTAGGTGGCCAGCTGAGTGCCTGATTGGGCCTCGCTACCGTACACTTCAATTTCATCCAGTTCATCTGGCATGGACGACTTAGCTGTGAGAAGACAAAACCATGTCAAgtgtcaattaaaaaaaaatacacactagaaacaaaacacactttttccctttaaaaacacacacacacacacacacacacacaactcctttGGCATATACCTGTCCAACTAGCATTAGAATCCATGCGCTTCTTCTTAGTGGGCGGCTCCTCCTGAACAGATGAACACAAATCACACTTGTTTAGCCAACAAGCACGCTGGAGCTGCACTCCAAATACTCAAATGTAGCCAACTGAAAAGCTATTTTCCAACCTCAGACACCCGCACAGTTATGCTAGAGTGTTGCTGTAATCTCCTGACACTGCATTGGTAGACAGCAACACCAGCAGACACTTAACACAACCACATCTCGTCAATGAAAAATAACCAGAATGGAAGGGAAAGGAGCACCCACCGGCTTGTCCTTCTCCTTGTCCTTGTTGTCACtctcctcgtcctcgtcctcctccattGTCGCCTCCTGAAGCTTCTCTGTGTACTTCAACAGCAGGGAGTTGCCCAGTCGGGAGCCCAGGAACAGATACCCAGGCTCCATCGTCATCATCTGGGAAAGGAGAAGGCAGAGACCGTTCTCCTTAggtgacgtttttttttttaccagcagACAAGACACAAAGGAACTCAAGTCCCCTCTGCCTTGCCTTGGCATGGTGCTTGTCAAAGACAAAACAGAAACACTAAGAAACCAGTGCATCATTCGAGGGAGTGAGACACAAGATGGAGAGGGGAAGACAGAGGTGGAGGTATTACTTACACAGGTGGTGAGCACGCTGGCGGCAGCCTTGTCAAAGTGGAAAGAGCGCACACTCCTCATGCCGTCAGTGATGAGGGTCAGAACATagctacacaacacacacacacacacacacacgcacagatgtcAATTTCATATGGTAAAAATGGAATACATTACTAAAGCATTGCATTTGAAATAGGCTTTTGATAAAGCCCTTAGGACAGTGTCTGCCATCTGTATTGACATCTTGTACAAATAAATTCTGACACAACAATTGTACACATAAATTGACTGTGCGTTGTCTGCTATGATTATCAAACCaactggggaaaaaaaactttactCACATCTCTCCACCTTTCAGCGAGATGACCATCTTGTCTGATCCAATAAAGGTGGCCTGAGAACAGTCCAGTGTGATCCTCACTTCCTCCTGAACCTCTGCAGTGACCGGGCATATACGCAGACAAGGGGTTAGGTCACCACCTACTACCAggaacctctttctctctctacaatTTCGAATGTGTTCTAAAAACAGCGCTGGGAAGTCCAGGTGTGATTATTGCTGGCTACGAGGTAGTTGTAAAAACTGGTCAGCTAAAACATGAATTTCTTTATCTTTTTTACTGTTAATGTCCCAATATTATAAGTGTGCGAGGAAGCGCTGGGCAGGTGTGGGCGTCAGTCCACTCACTCAAAGGGAAGGCCGTGGTCCCGTTGGTCTGGCTGTTGAGGGAGACGCCATATGGAGGAACACTCTGGTTCAGGTAGAGCAGGGAGTTCACAGCAAACACAACCACACCacctgtacatacacatacacacacacacacacacaacacacacaacacacaaacataaataaacacaactgGTTAGTGCTATTTTACGAACACAATGATATGCTGTCAATACTGCACAGATAGCTCAAAAGTCATCTGAGGGTGAAAAAAAAGATGTGGCCAATGTAGGGATGAGTGTAGGGATCACGCACCGATTGGCTTGGGCACTGGCATGACCTGTGTGCAGTCAAAGGGCAGGTTGCTGAGTGACCAGATGACAGGGTGCACCTTCTGCATGATGTTGAGGGAGATGGCCACTATGCTGCAGGTATCTTGTCGGACCGCCACACGCCTGTcaagcacaacacaacaataCAAACATCCATCACTGTACAATCACTGGCCAGACATAATTCAACAACATTCTATCATAATTTATACAAATCTAACAAAactggggtgtatgtgtgtgttttttgtctttGGAAACATTTGATGGATCTCTCCAGTGCATTATGCAGGTGAACACACCCAGGCCAAGTCTGGTTGGGCTCGTAGAGGATGAGCAGAGTGGGCTCATAGTAGCCATGCAGGAACTTCATGTCAATAATGTTCAATAGCTTCTCATCAAGCTCCCGGACATCAATGATGTAACTGGGGAGAAAACTGGACTTCTGCCtgtagagacagagaaacaatgATGACAAGTCAGAGATTGTTCCTCTACTTGTTGTTGGTTGTGTTGCTTGCAGCACCTTGGATTGGGTCAAGCATGCTAGGAAGTGACCTTAAACCCATAGGCTCTAACATCTCTTGCTATGTCTCTAAAAGCATCAGGAGGGAGCCTAATGTACTTACTGCACAGCTACGTACCAGCTGGCTACCATTACATTCGCACACTGAGTCAGACGTTTATTCAGGAATGAATGAGTGAACGAATGAAAAATTGCAATTTGCCATGAAATTTCATGAAAGAAAAGTTGCCCCTGAAAGATCGACCTACCCTTCTCCAACAATTCCCTCCTGTTCATCTGTCAAGGTGTCCTTCCTGAAGGGAAGCACCACCAGCCGGGTGCCATAGACCAGCATCACAGCACAGCGATTCTCTGGGTCCACGCGCACAATAGGGATGTGTACATTCTGCACAAAGCCATCCTTTACgtgaaacaaaacagaaagaaaatgagTCTGTCTGCTGATATTCAGTGCTCCTGTCAAAGCTGGTTAaacctgattaaaaaaaaaacaatagatGTATTAAACTTTCTCCTGGAACTGTTTACACTTAGGCCTGTTCCCAGCACAATAATCACTGATTTTGTTTCATCATTTATCCACATATTACACTCTCAAAAGCAGCACAATTTGAAGAAACATAGAGACTCACAAAACATttcttgaaaaataaataaaaataataattataaaataaatgtatgttCTTTGACTGGAAAAAGTAAACACACTGTACCCTGAGCTCTGGCTCCTCAAAGTAATGCAGGGAGAGAGTCTTCAGGTCATGGGTCCCTGGGTCATACTCCACAACTGACAGCTGGGGACAAAGACAATGTAAACATGTTATAACAATACCGTTATATGGTCTTCTGTAGGACATGGGACAGGAATTTAGATGGCTATGCGGTTACTTACCTTTGCATCTTTAAAGCTCAGGAGAAGAGCATCTCTGTTTGCACCAACCAGCTGGACACTGGCCATGGACATGACATTAccgaagagagagaaggaagccaCCTGCTCCAGCTTCTCCTTACGACTCTTGACATCTAGGTAGTAAATCAAGGATCTAAGTACTTATCtgtctatactgtacatcagtgtttcccaaacttttttctggggacccactttttaaaaatgacagaccatcgcgacccatctcacttcagatctaacatgcaacctGCATACAAacatattgttttaggccacaggttctcaaacttttcttgGGGGTATTCTTGCATGCTACGCAGTCGTCACTATTCAGCATAGTAAGCTATTTCTATATTTCTAAAGagagatgttgtaggctacgttgcgttgcagacaaatggatccataacaccATCAATTCCTATGTAAACATAGCAAGtaactcaagtcgttatattgtagcctatttgtggAGGTTTCTTTATTTGGAAAGTTGAATCGCATTTTCCTCTGGAGTTAGGCTAAACGTTTGTTTGTAGGCCGTATACCAAGGCTGTGTATTAATGTTGTGGCAagctatgttgtaagaatgtgaaatgaataaatatcagaacaagaggcttttgcgcaatagtcAAAAGATAATGCGCCTTTATTGTAGCCTAGTAGAGTTTGCGAGGTGGAAAACGAGAGGAAAATGTtaaaaatgtccatttaaatagtaggctaatataatgcactgttgagcgttttaaatccgaaataataaggaatgtgaggaggttgctatTAAATTTAAAGAGTGCATCTACAATTAAAATCTACAGCCTATGACGCAAATTGAATAGCCATGTGTGGTATacggatgtctgctttagttgactagattttaatcggtcaagttgaagagctggtgTCCGTTAATTATTGTGcaaataggctgattcatgtccaTTGCATTTTGCAATTGCGAGGTccatggcaggcgccccacagaaatgtttcattttgcgagtgaGATGTCCATGCTGTCCCTTCTGCGACGCGTTcgccccccagtttcagagctattctaaatgcaaaattcCACAGAGGGATGTGACTGTGGTAAACAAActatatcctaatagaaaactaatagctttcctggctaagttaggcctattagacaacataaattgtgctgacgacccgtgggtcgcgacccagtctttgggaaacactgctgtacataatgttactgctactaaaCAGcaaatatctgtacatgttgttcatacattattCATACTGCATATCCATATCTATTCTACACTAGGGCCAATagttactgctaatacactgcacatatgtatagttaatttatattactgtaaaccattccaacttcttaactgtatactattgtctacactgcactatatctttTACTGTTTATGCACAacctgcctatactgtgtatatcacattgcacttgcttttttgcacttctggttagacgcaaactgcatttcgttgtctctgtacttgtactctgcccaaggacaataaagttgaatctaatcaaaTCAAGATGAAGTTGTCAAAAAAGTCTAAAAGCATTTTGCATCTATTTTATTTGATGTGAGCTCTCCTTCCTGTAGTCATTTGAAGAGTAAATGACAGAATTTAAGAGAAACAACATGAAGGATTAGATCACCAGAACACTTACCTGTGGCCTTTTCTGTCTTGTTGGTACTCTGAAATCCGCCAGAGGGATAGGAAACATGTAGTTAGGCCTAATCATTCTAATCTTAATCAGTGAAAGAATATCCACGTCGAGACAAATATTGTTAGAACAGGTTATTTTCAAGATCCTGAAACTCACCTCCACATCATGAATGATTCGGTAAACATAGAGCTGTGACGTGCCTGCGACCACCAAGTTTTTCTCTTCACTAGATATGAAGTTACAGTAAACAGAAAATTCCACGGCCGTAGGAGAGTGCGCCTGACGGTACACAGCGTACATCCTCCTGGCTCAATGTCAGCACCTGATTGGCAACAGGGGTAACGATATGTAATGATTATACAGCTTCTACGTTATATTTCCATGATGAGTAATCGTTTACCTCCAAATAACTacttgtacagtatgtacaaataCATATTCTTATATTTGGCTGGCATATCATGTAAATTGGCGTATTGGTGGTAAAATGACACAGGCTACAGTGAAATCCAACGTAACACTAAGTaagctaactagctagctggctagtaagTTTATTGCTCTGTGCAGTTACAAACAATCAGGTAATGTCTACAAAGTAACGTTAAGTCGCTGTCTAGCAACCTTCATATAACCCTACAAGTGAACAGTTTATTAAAGTGCAGTAAAGCTCGGTGACTTGTGTCACACAAGTGTTCACCTAGCTATTCCTTGCACGCTAGTGGCTACAAGTCTGCATGGTAACGTTAGCTTGGTGCAATGGTCCGATCTAGTTACTGGACTGCAGATATGTGCGCCGTACCTATCAATGGTTTTTAACGTTTCCAAATAATAGTGTCCACTGGATAATTTCACATCAACATTGctgctttcacaactaattCATCTCAACAACGACTTCACTATATTAAAGGAATGAATTTGTTCCTTGCTTCCCCTCGAATCCATTCATCACATATCCCACAATGCAACATGTGGTACCCTTGAAATATGACCGGTAGGGGAACAATAGAGTTCAAATAAATGTTCCTAGGGTGATAAAACAATGAACTGTACAAGGATGAAACTCGAACTGAGCTATGAGAAACATATTTGCTGTCAAAGGATCACACAAAATATGTAAACTGGTGTGTTATtttatggttttatttcagaCAGCATCATCATTGTGACGAACGaatgaaatataaaatatataggaCATAAAGCAGATGCAATTCCAGATTGATACATTTCATGTAAACTCGGATTCTCTTAATCCACATTCATCATAATGTATGCTTTATGCAATTAAAGTTTGTATTTGAAACACACAGCGATActgtcaaaaaaagaaaagagtgcAGGATGAGTGATCAGTAGAGTACATGGCCTGTGATTACTTCAAGAGCGCATCTGGCTTGCAGTCAGTTACCATGAATGCAAATTACATTCTACATTGCTGATGTTTATTTCccagaaaataaaaaacagaattATATGGTTAATGTCAAAATAATGAAGAGCAAAGCCCTTTCTGTATACAGCTCACAGGCATTAGTTACATTTCAAAAATGGTCTGTTCACGAGTCACTGTTCACCGATAGATCTTCTGGCATGTGACAAGATACTCTGGGTATGCCTGTGTATCGTTAAAGATGACGAACAGTGTTGGTGACGTGACTTTATCAGCCACACTGTCATATCTCAGGGGAATCGCTGAGCTCTCCTTCAGCGGTGCagttttcatttcatgtttccCCACAGTGTAGTCTCCTGTCAGGACTTTGGCCATAAATATAAACTTGTGTCCATCAGCATTGGGAGGGGAGTATGTGTCCGAGACAGACAGTGCAGAGTTAACGGCAAAGTAGACCCCCTGGCCATACACAGTAGCTGTGGAAAAAAATACTTTATATTACCCTTCTCTGATTGATGGATAAATCATAATTTCATGGAAGTGTTTCAAACGTTGATTAGGAATTATtaaaatgtctctgtgtgtgtgttctgtgttgaaTATTGAATATAAATATGCATTTAATTAAAGGATTCAAAGCTTAAAATAAGTCTATCAATGAAATGGACATGAAAacagccatcacacacacacacacacacacacaccgtttttCCCGCAGAAGCTTCTGTTGAAGCCGTGGATGCAGATCTCCTTCACGCTAGTCTCACTGGTACCATGAAAGAGTGTGCGCTCCACCTGAGGGTCCGTGGAGGTCTGCTGCATGCTGGCTTTCTTCAGCTTGTACTGGTTGTACAGCAGCGCGTTCATCAGCTTCTCCACCTGCAAGACGGCTTGTATTAGATCACTGGGCTCTAGTTTAAAGACACCTGGGAAGTATGTGCAGCTTTAGAGCCTTAACATTAATAGGCACTTTTTAATCACACATTTTCCCATCTGTATTAGGCCTAGATATATGCAGCCCACTTATGCCAACATGTAATGGGaattttaaatacatgcataAAGAAGACTTAAAGAAAGATGATCTAGATCTATATTCTTGTTTAATAATACCAAAATGTATGCAGTAAATCACAGGATTTAAAGCAGTGTCTGAAACCGATATATGGTCATGGTTATggtttggttatggttatggtcaAAAGGGACTTACAGAATATGAACATTAATATCGATTACTGGCCCACACCAGAAATAAGGCACAGTGCCAGAGAATTTTAAACCCTGTACAATGTCAGGAAAAGCCTTAGACATCACCACAGAATTGCCAGGCAAACTGTATTGAAAACCCCCCAAAAAGTGTTGAATTTCAGTGAGATCATATGACAGAGCCTTACTTTAATAATCTTGATTTTGTTGTGGAATTCCTGGATGCTTTCATAGAACTCTTTTACCACGTCCTGAAACTCGTCCGAGCTCTCATCCACCTGGGCCACATCAGGCAGGCTGGACAAGAGGCTGAACTCTTCCTCTGTTTGAAGCAGAAGACAGACATCAATATAACCCTTATGTCAGTTGCACATTAAGAGCTACAGCTCTTACAGCTAATGGATGTTGATGCTAAAGATGCATCCACATTATCCCTACCTGGAACAACCACAGTGAGGTCCGCCGAGTTGAGTAACTGCCTGGCAATGGCCATCGATTTCCCGGACGCTACATTTATCTCCTGCATCTTCTCTAAGTCAATGACGTGAGGCTGATGATCAAGCAGAATATCAATTTTCCTCTGTCTCATCTTCCAAGCATTTTCTAGATAAACAGTGGCCTCGGGAGGATATGGGGTGGCCGCTGCCACCGCCCCTTGTTCGTGCCACACCCACTGCACCGTCTTCAGGATCTCCGCGTCCGACGTCACGTTGCACATCCTCTTCGCAAGGTCCCTCACAGTTGGCACCGCTTCTGCGACAAAGTCCTTGAAACCAGAGATGATCGCCGTGGTTCCTTCCACGCGGATGTCCACGGCGTGCTTCCTCCTGATGAGGTCCAGGCACCTCTGGTGGTGGGCGGTCAGGTTCTTCAGGTTCCTGCTCTCTACCTTCTCCTCGCACTGCCTCAGGCCTACCTTCTTCCCCAGGGCAATGTCAGTGCGGATCAGGTCATGGGTGTAAGTGGCGAAAACGAAGATCTCTGCTACGTTAGCAGCCCGTATGGCATCCTGCAGGGACAGCTCCATGGCCTGCTTCAGCTGGGACTGTTCACTGGCTGGGCTGAAGGCAGCAGCTGCCGAAAAGTCCCGCAAGGAGAGCTCCAGAACTTTCTGCAGCTCGTCCTCTTCGTCTTCTTCTGGAGCAGACCTCTTGGCGCTGCTCTCCATGGAGTACTGGATGGCGAGGGACATCCGGGCGTCCTCGTCCAGGCTGGAGGCGTCCATGGCTTCAAGGGACTGCTGCGTGGCCAAGCCAAGCCCAGCATCCTCAGGCACCAGAGGCGACGGCTCAGACCCGGTCAGAGGGCTGGCCTGTGGGCTCGCTTCAGTCTGCATGGCTGAAGCATCTGTGCCATCAAGGGCTGCTCCTCCACTGGCTGTGTAAATATCCTCTTCAGACGTCATGTGTTGCGAGGTTAAGCTAGTACGTTTATCAGATGAGTTGACATCAATGACGGACAAAAGCTGCTTTGCCTCTTCTATACGAGCTGGGTAATATGAACAGAAAAATCGATAGAAATTAAGACTCATGTGACATAATGATGATGAATGCAGTTCAAATGTACTCAAGAACATCTCCTAACACCTACATCTTTCCATTCCACGATCAGCAACAAGAGCTGTTGGCGTGAAACTGGAAGCCAAGGCATCACCAATCCTCAGGAAGTTTTCCTGGGCCATTATTTTCCAACCAGACTCGAAGATGTCCTAATAATAGAATACAGTATATTTCCACAACAGTCCACAAATCCGAATTCACTAGAGAAATAAGCATTGCATCCAAATTGACTCAATCCCCAAAATACCAGCAACTCAGCAAGAATATCTATGCCATCTTGAGTTTATATTTGTCTATCATCAACCAATTACTAATACTATTAATCaaacaacacaatacaacacaataacacaatataaagtaaagtaaattaAAGTAACAATTCAGAAGACAAATGACACATGGTATATTCATATGGTATAAtattcacctcctcctccaaggGCTCCCAGTGGACCTTGTCCATACTGACGTACACCTGGAACTTGGCCTGCAGCTCAGCCAGGATGCTGGAGCCCTCCTGCTCCACCAGGAAGCGGGCCACGCCGGGCTGGCGCACCGTGATGGTTTTGGTACAGATGGATTCCACCACGGCACGCAGAACCTCCTCAGCCATCTGACACTCTCCTGCATTACCACTGATCTAGGAACAacaggagggggaagaggacaTGAACACAAATTGTGGAGCATAGACAACAATAACAGAAATTTCGATGTCTATTAAATACAATTCTaaagtaccgtattttccggaccataagtcacactttttttcatagtttggctggtcctgcgactcaggtgcaacatatatatatttatatatatgtttttttcctcttcatgacacattttttgactggtgcgacttatagtccggaaaatacggtaatatTTGTATTgataagaaaacaaaaaaaacatacagttaATCCATCTCCTGTTTCCAGAGGGAACAAGGTGACCTGGTCCATATCAGCCAGAAGCTGCTCACAGTGGATCTGCAAATACTTCAGCCTGCCTGGCTCCATGGAGATCACCGTCTCCCTTTGGATAGGGGTGCTTAGGAACTGGATGATTTTAGTTTGTGTCTCATCCTCCATGCCTGTCAGGTTTATCACAGTGATTTTCGCCCCTCCATCGGTCACTCTGGCCGAACAGAAGCTGAGGGCCTGGAGGAAGGTGGACCATTCTTGACAGTAGAGGTTGCATTCATAGTCTCTCTGTACTGGTATACTAAACTCGGAGATCTGAGACTTGATCAACTGGCAAGACCCGTTGGCCATACTTAATGATAGGGATGTTACAGACACCGCGCCGTCCGTCACAGTGTAAGTCGACAGCAGTCCCTGATCTTTCAGTGTCTGAAGGAGCCTGGCTTTGACATCCTCTCTAGCCAAAAACTCAGCCTTGTGCGGCTCAAGGGGCAAAGGACTCTGAGCAATGCCGCCAAGAAACTCTAAGACTGAGCTCTTGAGCTTGTCCACCCCGAGCTGGTCAGGTGCAGAAATGGACACTCCATCTTTAGTGATGCTCAGTTTAGAGCTGAAATGTGCTGTTTGGAGCTCCTGCAGCCTACAGCTCTTCTCCAAAAGAGACAGTTTGACTGGGTCAGAGACAGCAATGCTGCTGCTCACAAGCCCAGCGCTCACACTTGGAGCTTGCTTGGGTTTGGTGCCGGCTGCTGCTGCAGGGGACGTTGCTGCTATTGGAGCTGCTGCTTTGCTACCAGGACCTACTCCTTGGGCCTGGCTGGGACTGGGAGGTTCTGATGTGGTTGATCTTCTGGCCAGGCTGGCTGGGATTGTCTGCTGAGTGAACTGTGCATGGGCAACAACCAGAGGTGTCGCTTGTGCACCGGGGCTGACTGGGTGTCTAGGGGGCTCTATGGTAACCGGCGTTGGATCGATCTCCATGGGAACAGAATTAGAGGTTCCGTTAACGCAGGGACCAGATAGGGGAATGTTCTCTGGCAAAAGAGCAGTGAAATA
This genomic interval carries:
- the parp10 gene encoding protein mono-ADP-ribosyltransferase PARP10 isoform X2 → MGDDILEERTLEVLNIPTSIDDDLLSLYFENKRSGGGPLTSVDRQGGKATIVFEDANDAARVFSKSSHILSGATLKVQRKAPSDPQRFLLRGLDPHTSTELVELYVENVIGLETDEYKLFPSPGKNLVVIQFLQPISEDFQSVCAKVSKRPLDGAKLCLERLERTDSILVENLHPSTSEEMLSLYFESNRGGGEEVTNVEMVAEGIARVSFKDFESVDKVVTKTHIVDNTTLNVKPYFTALLPENIPLSGPCVNGTSNSVPMEIDPTPVTIEPPRHPVSPGAQATPLVVAHAQFTQQTIPASLARRSTTSEPPSPSQAQGVGPGSKAAAPIAATSPAAAAGTKPKQAPSVSAGLVSSSIAVSDPVKLSLLEKSCRLQELQTAHFSSKLSITKDGVSISAPDQLGVDKLKSSVLEFLGGIAQSPLPLEPHKAEFLAREDVKARLLQTLKDQGLLSTYTVTDGAVSVTSLSLSMANGSCQLIKSQISEFSIPVQRDYECNLYCQEWSTFLQALSFCSARVTDGGAKITVINLTGMEDETQTKIIQFLSTPIQRETVISMEPGRLKYLQIHCEQLLADMDQVTLFPLETGDGLTISGNAGECQMAEEVLRAVVESICTKTITVRQPGVARFLVEQEGSSILAELQAKFQVYVSMDKVHWEPLEEEDIFESGWKIMAQENFLRIGDALASSFTPTALVADRGMERSRIEEAKQLLSVIDVNSSDKRTSLTSQHMTSEEDIYTASGGAALDGTDASAMQTEASPQASPLTGSEPSPLVPEDAGLGLATQQSLEAMDASSLDEDARMSLAIQYSMESSAKRSAPEEDEEDELQKVLELSLRDFSAAAAFSPASEQSQLKQAMELSLQDAIRAANVAEIFVFATYTHDLIRTDIALGKKVGLRQCEEKVESRNLKNLTAHHQRCLDLIRRKHAVDIRVEGTTAIISGFKDFVAEAVPTVRDLAKRMCNVTSDAEILKTVQWVWHEQGAVAAATPYPPEATVYLENAWKMRQRKIDILLDHQPHVIDLEKMQEINVASGKSMAIARQLLNSADLTVVVPEEEFSLLSSLPDVAQVDESSDEFQDVVKEFYESIQEFHNKIKIIKVEKLMNALLYNQYKLKKASMQQTSTDPQVERTLFHGTSETSVKEICIHGFNRSFCGKNATVYGQGVYFAVNSALSVSDTYSPPNADGHKFIFMAKVLTGDYTVGKHEMKTAPLKESSAIPLRYDSVADKVTSPTLFVIFNDTQAYPEYLVTCQKIYR
- the parp10 gene encoding protein mono-ADP-ribosyltransferase PARP10 isoform X1, which gives rise to MRMGDDILEERTLEVLNIPTSIDDDLLSLYFENKRSGGGPLTSVDRQGGKATIVFEDANDAARVFSKSSHILSGATLKVQRKAPSDPQRFLLRGLDPHTSTELVELYVENVIGLETDEYKLFPSPGKNLVVIQFLQPISEDFQSVCAKVSKRPLDGAKLCLERLERTDSILVENLHPSTSEEMLSLYFESNRGGGEEVTNVEMVAEGIARVSFKDFESVDKVVTKTHIVDNTTLNVKPYFTALLPENIPLSGPCVNGTSNSVPMEIDPTPVTIEPPRHPVSPGAQATPLVVAHAQFTQQTIPASLARRSTTSEPPSPSQAQGVGPGSKAAAPIAATSPAAAAGTKPKQAPSVSAGLVSSSIAVSDPVKLSLLEKSCRLQELQTAHFSSKLSITKDGVSISAPDQLGVDKLKSSVLEFLGGIAQSPLPLEPHKAEFLAREDVKARLLQTLKDQGLLSTYTVTDGAVSVTSLSLSMANGSCQLIKSQISEFSIPVQRDYECNLYCQEWSTFLQALSFCSARVTDGGAKITVINLTGMEDETQTKIIQFLSTPIQRETVISMEPGRLKYLQIHCEQLLADMDQVTLFPLETGDGLTISGNAGECQMAEEVLRAVVESICTKTITVRQPGVARFLVEQEGSSILAELQAKFQVYVSMDKVHWEPLEEEDIFESGWKIMAQENFLRIGDALASSFTPTALVADRGMERSRIEEAKQLLSVIDVNSSDKRTSLTSQHMTSEEDIYTASGGAALDGTDASAMQTEASPQASPLTGSEPSPLVPEDAGLGLATQQSLEAMDASSLDEDARMSLAIQYSMESSAKRSAPEEDEEDELQKVLELSLRDFSAAAAFSPASEQSQLKQAMELSLQDAIRAANVAEIFVFATYTHDLIRTDIALGKKVGLRQCEEKVESRNLKNLTAHHQRCLDLIRRKHAVDIRVEGTTAIISGFKDFVAEAVPTVRDLAKRMCNVTSDAEILKTVQWVWHEQGAVAAATPYPPEATVYLENAWKMRQRKIDILLDHQPHVIDLEKMQEINVASGKSMAIARQLLNSADLTVVVPEEEFSLLSSLPDVAQVDESSDEFQDVVKEFYESIQEFHNKIKIIKVEKLMNALLYNQYKLKKASMQQTSTDPQVERTLFHGTSETSVKEICIHGFNRSFCGKNATVYGQGVYFAVNSALSVSDTYSPPNADGHKFIFMAKVLTGDYTVGKHEMKTAPLKESSAIPLRYDSVADKVTSPTLFVIFNDTQAYPEYLVTCQKIYR